The Amblyomma americanum isolate KBUSLIRL-KWMA chromosome 6, ASM5285725v1, whole genome shotgun sequence genome has a window encoding:
- the LOC144136614 gene encoding leucine-rich melanocyte differentiation-associated protein-like: MCAAQASPRLAQRRYGQTTPPKADAVVGLNSQKRRQLSLAYEELTTVPYSLIEKYTADVEVLDLSHNRLADVRFLSHFERLHTVILDHNCLSCLSVVPVLPTLQVLWLNYNRLLSLTVFVPGLARSCPQLRVLSLMGNELAPSFLNNGTPEQNSNYRLYVIAHFPKLVFLDDRPVLTDERHKAHAVGHHISEMLHAHEASLTRNSLRGVAR; this comes from the exons ATGTGCGCAGCGCAGGCGTCGCCCAGGCTGGCCCAGAGGCGGTACGGCCAGACTACGCCTCCCAAGGCCGATGCGGTGGTTGGGCTGAACTCACAGAAGAGGAGGCAGCTCAGCCTGGCGTACGAGGAGTTGACGACCGTACCGTACAGCCTCATCGAGAAGTACACGGCCGACGTGGAAGTGCTGGATCTGAGTCACAACCGACTCGC GGACGTGCGCTTTCTGTCTCACTTCGAGCGGCTGCACACGGTGATCCTGGACCACAACTGCCTGAGCTGCCTGAGCGTGGTGCCGGTGCTGCCCACGCTGCAGGTGCTGTGGCTCAACTACAACCGGCTGCTCAGCCTGACCGTGTTCGTGCCGGGTCTGGCCAGGAGCTGCCCGCAGCTGCGCGTGCTCAGCCTCATGGGAAACGAGCTGGCCCCCTCGTTCCTCAACAACGGAACGCCTGAGCAGAACTCCAACTACAG ACTCTACGTGATCGCGCACTTCCCCAAGCTGGTGTTCCTGGACGACCGGCCGGTGCTCACGGACGAGCGACACAAGGCGCACGCCGTGGGACACCACATATCGGAGATGCTGCACGCTCACGAGGCCTCGCTTACACGCAACAGCCTCAGGGGGGTGGCCCGGTGA